One region of Salvelinus namaycush isolate Seneca chromosome 3, SaNama_1.0, whole genome shotgun sequence genomic DNA includes:
- the tmem11 gene encoding transmembrane protein 11, mitochondrial, giving the protein MASLGRRRGVPVNRERGVMAATDCYIVHEIYNGENAQDQFEYELEQALEAQYKYIVIEPTRIGDETARWIAVGNCLHKTAVLSGTACLLTPLSLPPEYSRYVALPAGALSVACSALYGISWQFDPCCKYQVEYDSQKLSRLPLHTLTSSTPVVLVRRDDIHRKRLHNTIALAALAYCAKKIYELYVV; this is encoded by the coding sequence GGGAGTAATGGCGGCAACGGACTGCTACATCGTTCACGAGATCTACAACGGGGAGAATGCGCAGGACCAGTTTGAGTACGAGCTGGAGCAGGCACTGGAGGCCCAGTACAAGTACATTGTGATCGAGCCCACGCGCATTGGCGACGAGACGGCCCGCTGGATCGCCGTGGGCAACTGCCTGCACAAGACGGCCGTCCTGTCGGGCACCGCCTGCCTCCTGACGCCGCTCTCGCTGCCACCTGAGTACTCACGCTACGTGGCACTGCCCGCTGGTGCCCTCAGCGTGGCCTGCTCCGCCCTCTACGGAATCTCCTGGCAGTTCGATCCCTGCTGCAAGTACCAGGTGGAGTACGACAGCCAAAAACTCTCGCGGCTGCCCCTGCACACACTCACCTCCTCCACGCCAGTGGTGCTGGTGCGCAGGGACGACATCCACAGAAAGAGACTCCACAACACGATAGCGCTGGCCGCCCTGGCCTACTGCGCCAAGAAGATCTACGAACTCTACGTGGTATGA